Proteins found in one Streptomyces sp. NBC_00461 genomic segment:
- a CDS encoding tetratricopeptide repeat protein produces the protein MQPRNMSMSGVVDLAAVKAAQEAKTKAEQARAEAARQGGGPGAVSPADLVIDVDEAGFERDVLQRSTEVPVVIDFWAEWCEPCKQLSPVLERLAVEYAGRFLLAKVDVDANQMLMQQFGIQGIPAVFAVVAGQALPLFQGAAGEQQIRQTLDQLVQVAEERFGLTGLAVDPDAESGGGQAEAEAMPAGPYDALLEAAVRALDSGDFGGAVQAYRNVLSDDPGNPEAKLGLAQAELLQRVQGLDPQRVRKDAAEKPADVQAQIVAADLDLVGGHVEDAFGRLIETVGRTAGDDRDTVRLRLLELFEVVGADDPRVAGARRALARALF, from the coding sequence ATGCAGCCACGGAACATGTCCATGAGCGGAGTCGTCGACCTCGCCGCGGTGAAGGCGGCCCAGGAGGCCAAGACGAAGGCGGAGCAGGCGCGCGCCGAAGCCGCCCGGCAGGGCGGCGGCCCGGGAGCCGTCTCCCCGGCCGATCTGGTGATCGACGTCGACGAGGCCGGATTCGAGCGCGATGTCCTGCAGCGGTCCACCGAGGTGCCCGTCGTCATCGACTTCTGGGCCGAGTGGTGCGAGCCCTGCAAGCAGTTGAGTCCCGTCCTGGAGCGGCTCGCCGTCGAGTACGCCGGGCGCTTCCTCCTTGCCAAGGTCGACGTCGACGCCAACCAGATGCTGATGCAGCAGTTCGGGATCCAGGGGATCCCCGCGGTGTTCGCCGTCGTCGCCGGGCAGGCGCTGCCGCTCTTCCAGGGGGCCGCCGGCGAACAGCAGATCCGGCAGACCCTCGACCAGTTGGTGCAGGTCGCCGAGGAGCGTTTCGGTCTGACCGGACTGGCGGTCGACCCGGACGCCGAGTCGGGCGGCGGCCAGGCGGAAGCCGAGGCGATGCCGGCCGGACCGTACGACGCGCTGCTCGAAGCCGCCGTACGCGCCCTGGATTCAGGGGACTTCGGCGGTGCCGTCCAGGCCTACCGGAACGTGCTCAGCGACGACCCGGGCAACCCGGAGGCCAAGCTGGGTCTCGCCCAGGCCGAGTTGCTCCAGCGCGTGCAGGGGCTCGACCCCCAGCGGGTGCGCAAGGACGCCGCCGAGAAGCCGGCCGATGTGCAGGCGCAGATCGTCGCCGCGGACCTGGATCTGGTCGGCGGTCATGTGGAGGACGCCTTCGGGCGGCTCATCGAGACCGTGGGGCGCACGGCGGGTGACGACCGCGACACGGTACGTCTGAGGCTGCTGGAGCTCTTCGAGGTCGTTGGGGCGGATGATCCGCGGGTGGCGGGCGCGCGTCGGGCGCTCGCACGGGCCCTGTTCTGA
- a CDS encoding DUF6230 family protein yields MESQVRGGTRWKRFAVVMVPSVAATAAIGVALAQGALAASFSVSGQQFKVTADQLEGTGFSQYGAIDSGYTLDGKKTAHPVAVSAFKSATIKNLCQSVVTPDIPVIGSVSLILKAGGGSQPVEADNLYIDLDDLSADATFKNIDIGVAAKDASKGPGIHSGDTANPYGFAQQADSASLSSVKQTAWATTAGTFKLSGLKMSVSTGVKECY; encoded by the coding sequence ATGGAGTCCCAGGTGCGTGGCGGGACCAGATGGAAGCGGTTCGCTGTGGTCATGGTGCCCAGCGTCGCCGCTACGGCCGCGATAGGTGTCGCCCTCGCGCAGGGCGCTCTCGCCGCGTCGTTCAGCGTGTCCGGCCAGCAGTTCAAGGTGACGGCCGACCAGCTGGAAGGCACCGGCTTCTCGCAGTACGGAGCCATTGACTCGGGGTACACCCTCGACGGCAAGAAGACGGCGCACCCGGTCGCGGTCTCGGCGTTCAAGTCCGCGACCATCAAGAACCTGTGCCAGTCCGTCGTGACCCCGGACATCCCGGTGATCGGCAGTGTCAGCCTGATCCTCAAGGCCGGTGGCGGCAGCCAGCCGGTCGAGGCCGACAACCTCTACATCGACCTCGATGACCTGAGCGCCGACGCGACGTTCAAGAACATCGACATCGGTGTGGCCGCCAAGGACGCCAGCAAGGGTCCCGGCATCCACAGCGGTGACACCGCGAACCCGTACGGATTCGCACAGCAGGCGGACTCGGCCTCGCTGAGCAGCGTGAAGCAGACGGCGTGGGCCACCACTGCCGGAACCTTCAAGCTCAGTGGGCTGAAGATGTCCGTCTCGACGGGTGTCAAGGAGTGCTACTAA
- a CDS encoding thioesterase II family protein yields MPNAEPTRDGTTDWIKCFHPSPSAAVRLVCFPHAGGSAGTYLKLSARLRHEVEVLAVQYPGRQDRSAEPPPHDLHALADRASEAVVARGTGPCVLFGHSMGAVVAYEVAARLEARGAGPLGVVVSGSPAPSAPRERTIHHLGDDALLAEIRRLSGTDPRVLAHEDLMRLALPAVRGDYTALETYVHPRGQRLGCPVRVVVGDQDPLVTPKAAESWAEHTAGTCDVRVLPGGHFYLQEQQDELAALTLTWIDTLRTTPTR; encoded by the coding sequence TTGCCGAACGCTGAGCCCACCCGGGACGGGACCACCGACTGGATCAAGTGCTTCCACCCCTCCCCCTCCGCGGCCGTCCGGCTGGTGTGCTTTCCGCACGCGGGGGGATCGGCCGGGACGTATCTGAAGCTCTCCGCACGGCTACGGCACGAGGTCGAGGTCCTGGCCGTGCAGTACCCGGGGCGGCAGGACCGCTCGGCCGAGCCGCCCCCGCACGACCTGCACGCCCTCGCGGACCGGGCGAGCGAAGCCGTCGTCGCCCGCGGCACCGGGCCCTGCGTCCTGTTCGGGCACAGCATGGGGGCCGTCGTCGCCTACGAGGTCGCCGCCCGCCTGGAAGCCCGCGGCGCCGGCCCGTTGGGAGTGGTCGTCTCCGGCAGCCCCGCCCCCTCCGCACCTCGGGAACGGACGATCCACCACCTCGGTGACGACGCGCTCCTGGCCGAGATCAGGCGCCTGTCGGGCACCGACCCGCGGGTCCTGGCCCACGAGGACCTGATGAGGCTGGCGCTTCCCGCGGTGCGTGGCGACTACACGGCGCTGGAGACCTACGTCCACCCTCGGGGACAGCGGCTCGGCTGCCCCGTCAGGGTCGTGGTCGGCGACCAGGACCCCCTGGTGACACCGAAGGCGGCCGAATCCTGGGCGGAGCACACCGCCGGCACCTGTGACGTGCGGGTGCTGCCGGGCGGGCACTTCTATCTCCAGGAGCAGCAGGACGAACTGGCGGCCCTCACCCTGACCTGGATCGACACCCTGCGCACGACGCCGACCCGCTGA
- a CDS encoding DUF6114 domain-containing protein has protein sequence MSAETPAVPAGQFSRRRVQFRAWRGTRPFWAGLFVMLAGLPIAYFPYAHLQVGHLTLAMATTAGAGSLIIGVLLVVLGFSLWFQKHVRTFAGIAAILLGLVSIPVSNLGGFLLGFLLSLVGGAMAVSWAPGEPPAEAAREGTPAAGPAPEALDPDTTILKPVLGESNDLSGTSPANGANGRHSAG, from the coding sequence ATGAGCGCCGAGACTCCTGCCGTACCCGCCGGCCAGTTCAGTCGCCGGAGGGTGCAGTTCCGCGCCTGGCGGGGCACGCGGCCGTTCTGGGCCGGCCTGTTCGTCATGCTCGCCGGACTCCCCATCGCCTACTTCCCGTACGCCCACCTGCAGGTCGGGCATCTGACTCTGGCGATGGCCACCACCGCGGGCGCCGGGTCCCTGATCATCGGTGTGCTGCTGGTGGTCCTGGGCTTCAGTCTCTGGTTCCAGAAGCACGTCCGTACCTTCGCGGGTATCGCGGCGATCCTGCTGGGACTGGTCTCCATCCCCGTCTCGAACCTCGGCGGTTTCCTGCTGGGCTTCCTGCTCTCGCTGGTCGGCGGGGCGATGGCCGTGTCCTGGGCGCCGGGCGAGCCGCCGGCCGAGGCCGCGCGAGAGGGCACACCGGCAGCGGGCCCCGCCCCCGAGGCACTGGACCCGGACACCACCATCCTCAAGCCCGTGCTGGGTGAGTCCAACGATCTGTCAGGAACGAGCCCGGCGAACGGGGCGAACGGGAGGCACAGTGCCGGCTGA